In the genome of Terriglobia bacterium, the window ACGAGATGCTGAACGGCATCGATATGATGGGGGACGATCTTGACTTGAACCGCGGTATGACAGCTCCCACGTTCCGTGTTCGGGAGATGCAGATCGGCGGCGAATAGCAGGAAAGCGGCGTCAGGATGAAATCAGTAGACCAGCTCTATTGGTCCTGCCATGAATGGCGCTTAGATAAGTAATCAAAGCGCGACCCTGAAAGGGTCGGCCAGAAAAGCCCAGGGCGCGAGCCCTTAAGCGCTAAGATAGGAATGATTTTGCCAATAAACGTGGACTTGGACCTAAACCTGGACGTAGACGTGGACCCTTTGAGCGGAGACAAACTCTTGCACGCCGAGCCTTTATCAGGCTACGGGTCGCTTCTTATCGCTTGCGGCGCAGCAGAGCGTCAAGGTCCACGTCCAAGTCCAGGTCGGGAAAGTGGGTTAAGTTAGCGCTTATGGGCGCGAGCCCTGGGAACAGAGGAACAAATCACAGCAAGCCCTGTAAGCGCGACCCTGAAAGGGTCGGCCAGAATAGCCCAGGGCGCGAGCCCTGGGATAGGACGCAAATGATGGATGAGCCCTGTAAGGGCGATGCAGAAACTCCTGCAATGCCCCGATTACAAGGACCTTGCATCGCCCTTACAGGGCTCTCTTTGTTAACGGCTCCGCATTCCCAGGGCTCACGCCCCGGGCTGCGGACTGCGGACACCCCTTTCGGGGCTTAAGCCCTTGCTCCTGGTACGCCCAAGACGATGCCAATCGCCCCCATTTAAGCGCCATTCGGGCCTGCAATCTTGTTCTACTTCAGCAGAGCTCAGATATCGAGAGGACTGATTCTGACTCCTGAATCCCATTTTTTTCGGATGGATGTGCGCGGTAATGATTTCCCTGGCGGCGGGCCTGATTTCCTCCCAATGCGCTTTGGGCGCTTTTTGAAGCACCACCATCGTTTTATCAATCGTCACTTCAATGACCCCGGGTATATTGAATAACTTCTTCGCCAGCTCGTCCGCCGGTGGGATTTCCTGCCGGGTGTGATATTTATGGGCAGTTTCCGAGAGTTTGGATCCCAAATAAAAATAGCAGGAGTTGGCCGTCGAAGAGGTTACTTCATCCAGTATACCGGATGGATCGATTTCCTTGGGAGGCACCTTGTCCTTATCTCTAAATCCCTTTAAAACAAACGCACCCAGGACTAACAGCCCTCCGATGAAAACCATAAAAAAGAGCAGATTCTTCACCTCATAACTATTCAGCGCCCTCCGCGTGTTAGACATCCTCCTCCTTCAAAAATGCTGAGGCCTGCCGTCCCCACCAGCCGCGGGCTGACGGGGCAAACCTCACAGCCCATCCCGGAATATAGCCTTTTCGAGCCCCCACTTACAAACACGTTGGGGAATCGCTTTTATTTCACCTTGAAACTCATTTCTTTCAGGGTGTTGCCCTTGGAATCCGCAATCGTAATGGTCCAATCTCCCGCAAGGTACGCGGTCATATACCACCACGTGCGCCAGGGACTGCCGCCGATAGCCAATTCACTGGTATAGGTGTGATCCCCGCTCTTCCAGGTGGCCTTCAAGGACTCGCCCGCAGCGCCTGTTACCTTCAACCACAGATAGACCTTGTCGTTGACGGAGAACTCAGTGGTTTCGTCGGTGATCTCGCGGTCCTTTACATCCTTTCCGAGCTTCGCTCCCACGATCTGAATCCCCGTTGCCTGCCCGGGTTTCACGCGGACAGAAGCGTCCATCAAATAAGGAATCAGAAAGAGCACAGCAAGACTCAAGAGAGTTCGTTTCATGGCATTCCCATCCCTTTCTATCAGGATTCCGCACTGATCCCGTTGCCTGCGCGTCATCGCGTCAAACGAACTTCGCCGCAATAGAAACATCTTCTCGCAGATCTCCTGCAGGTTCAATGGTCGAAATCAGCGGCGCTGGTCGCGAAACCGGACCGGGTCAACGGTCAGATCGGCTAGACGAATTGCATCCACGGCGGAAAGGTCACGGATTGGCGTCAAGATTGTCGCTGTCCCAGCCGTCGCGTCGGTTTTCGTGACGATGCCCAGGGCGAGCGTAAAACCGTTTGCGTCCTCGAATGCCAGGAGTTGATTGGGCCCGGGAGGGGCATCTGGGAAAACAGCGAAATCTCTCAGGCTGAACCCCCGCAAACTCGCCCCGGCGAAGTGCTCCGCGAAACGGCGCACGCGATAGCGCCTGCGTGTGAGCATGTTGCGGGGGCGCAACGCCGGCGAGGGATCGAGTTCCACGATGCGCGTGCGCGCGCTCTTTCGCAGAGGCGCCAGCAGCGGCTCCAGCTCTTGGGTGCACCGGATCGCGATCAGGGTCTCGGGGCGCAGCAGATCGATCTTCGCCAGCTTGAGCTCCACCGCCCCAACGCCGGGATCGATCAGGCCCGTCGTGTCATAAACGATCGTCGCGATCCGCCTGCTCCGGGCGACTTCAACCAGGCGCGCGACGCCTGTCAGCAGCGGCAGCATGTGGTGACGGGGAGTGGTCGATCCGACAAAACGCCGCCAGCGGCGACCGCGGCCGGGAAAGTGTGTCGTCCCCCGCGCTATCGTGAGTGTCACCGTAGACGGAGGTCCCAGAGCACTCTGCCCCGGATCTCCGTCCAGGAATGCGACCGGAGCGAAAGACTGCTGCAACAGTTGTTCAAAGAGCCAGTGCGCGAGGGTGCTCTTTCCGGTGTCGGAAGCGCCCACAAACATCACCAGCCCGCGCAGCGGCGCGCGGGTGATCTGCTCCCACTCACGAGAAACGACAATCTGATCCTCAGCCGGCATGCTTCCTCACTATCATGGTATCGTAGTAGAATCGAAGTGAGAACGTAACCGTCGGCACCTGCCACCCATGGAAAGGCGGAATCATGCCGGTCGAATCATTGGCCAAACGCAAGGGGCGAACCGCTGAAATCATCGCAATCCTCGAAAAGACTTATCCTGATGCGCGCATCGCCTTGAACTTCAGCAATCCCCTGGAACTGCTGGTGGCGACGATCCTGTCGGCTCAATGCACGGACAAGCGTGTCAACCTGGTCACCGGGCACCTGTTCAAGAAATATCGCGCCGCTGCCGACTACGCCGCCGCAGATCCGAAGGTGTTCGAGGAGGAGATTCGGTCGACTGGATTCTACCGCAACAAGACAAAGTCGGTGCTGGGTGCAGCAGCCCGGATCGCCAAAGACTTTGGGGGCAAGGTGCCCGACAACATGGAGCAGTTGCTCACGCTTTCGGGCGTAGCCCGCAAGACGGCCAATGTGGTTCTCAGCGGCGCCTTCGGCAAGAACGAAGGCATCGTCGTCGACACCCACGTGACTCGAGTCGCCCAGCGGCTCAAGCTGACCAGGCACAGGGATAATGCCGGCGACAGGATCGAAAATGATCTCATGGAATTGGCACCGCGCAAGAACTGGACGGATCTCGGCAACATGCTCATCTGGCACGGGCGCCTGATCTGCGCGGCACGGCGCCCGAAGTGCGCCGAATGCAAGATCAACAAGCTCTGCCCCTCGGCTTTTAAAATACGCTGAGAACAGAAACCACAAAATACACGGCGCGGAATACCCGCAACCCAAATCCTCAACAGAGGTCGCAGAGACCGCAGAGGATTTTCGCCTCTGTTACTTTTCTCCGCGACCTCTGCGCCCTCTGCGATGATCTTTCGCTTTTCTTGCCTAAATGGCAAGAATCTGCAGGGAAGTAGTACGAAACCGGTCCTGCGTGATTCGTGCGTTGCGCGGTTTATCGGGGGCAGTTTCTCTGGCTCAGAATCCGCGTTCGTCGGCGGAAGGACCATAGATCATGGGAACAGGCACATCCTTGAGCCGGATGTAAACGCTGAGCTGTCCGCGGTGGTGAATTATGTGATTGAGCAGGTGTGAAGGCTAATCCCTGGATTTTGGATTTGAGATTTCAATCCAAAATCCAAAATCCGCAATCCAAAATCTTTTTATTCCATGCGGCCGCCGCGCCGCGCGGTGGCCATGAAAGGGGTGTCCCATAGTGTGATCAGGGTACCGTCGGCGTCGACAGCAATCAATCCGGCGGAGGCGGTGGCCAGCGTTTCGATCTCCGCCATTGTGGCCCTTCCCGCAGCATCAAGCGACTTGCCGTCGGCGACCAGGTCGCACAGCCGCTTGGCTGAAAGCAGCACCATGATGCGCTCGCCGACGCCCGTCAGGGAAACAGCCGCTTTCGTCGTGCAATAGGTTCCCGCCCCGATGATCGGAGAGTCCCCCACGCGGCCCGGGTAACACTGTCCAGTGCCGCCGGTAGAGGTTCCGGCCGCAAGATCGCCGTGCCCATCGAGCGCTACGCAACCGACAGTCCCGAGACGCGGATGACCGTTCTTCCAGTCTTTGCCCATCCGCTCATAGTCGAGCTGCAGGCACGCGTCGGTCATGTGCTGCTGCCAGTAGGCGATTTTCTGGGGTGTAGCCACAACGCCCGATTCATGGCCGAGCTTCAATCCGAGTTGAGTGGCTTCGATTCCGCAGAGCATCACATGGGCATCACACTGCAGAAGGTAACGCGCCAGCCGGATTGGATTCTTAAGACCGGGCACCTGGGCCACCGCGCCCGCCCGGCCGTCGCTCGCCATGATGCTCGCATCCATCCGGGCCACGCCGTCGGCCTGGAGGTAGCTGCCTGTGCCGGCATTCAGCACCGGCTCATCCTCGAGCCGACGGATGGCAACGTCGACGGCGTCGACCGCGGTTCCGCCCGCCTCCAACACCTTCCACCCCTCTTCAGCCGAGCGTTCGCATGCCGCCTCACGAACCAATTCTTCTTCTGCAGAGACCGCGGCACAGCCGCCGTGCACAATCAATGCCTTCTTCATCCAGACCTCCCGAGCTGGAAGCTTATAGGCCGGCAAGCCAAAATGCCAAGGGAAATGAGTGATGAGCGATGGATCAGATCCCTTCTTCTCTATGATTTATCACCTATGACTCATCACTCCGGACCTGATTCGAAAAAGGCCTGATGAAGCCGGCAAACCACGTCGTTTACCACTGCTTCATCGGTTACGAAGGTGAGGTTGATGCGCGACGCTCCCTGCGAGATCAGCGACACGTTGACGTCCGCGATGGTGCTGAACAGCCGCCCGGCAACACCGGGCGTTGCCCGCAGTCCCTCACCCACAATGCAGATCACGGCGCGATGACACTCGACTTCTACGGCACCCAGGGGCTGCAGGTCCCGCAGAATTTCCGGGAGGGCGCTGTCGTCGTCCAGCGAGAGCGAGACGCTCACCTCCGAGGTCGTGACAATGTCGATCACGGTGAGGTGGCGGTCGAAGACTTCGAACAGGGCCCGCAGAAAACCGTAAGCGCCGAGCATGCGGCCGGATGTGATCAGCACCGTGGTAATCCCGGTCTTGTGGGCGATCGATTTCACCGCGCCCGGAGACATCTCGCTTTCCGAGCAGATGAGGGTTCCCGCTTCTTGCGGAGCGTGGGAGTTGCAGATCAGGAACGGGATACCCTTTGCCACGGCTGGATGGATGGTCTTTGGGTGGAGGACCTTGGCGCCGAAATATGCCAGCTCCGCGGCCTCCGCATAGGAGAGGCGCGGGATCGTCCTGGCGGCCGGCACCACCCGCGGATCGGCCGTGAGGACTCCGCTCACGTCCGTCCATATCTGGATTTCGCGCGCGTCGAGTGCCGCGCCGATCAGGGCGGCGCTATAGTCCGAGCCGCCGCGCCCCAGGGTCGTGGTCATGCCCGCCTCCGTGGCGCCGATGAATCCGCCCAGCACGGGGATCCGACCGGCTGCCAGAAGCGGTTCAATCCGGCTCCGGGTCCTGTACTCGGTCTGATCCATGAGGGGCGTGGCGCGGCCGTAATCCTCGTCGGTGACGATGCATGCGCGCGCATCGACGAGCTCGGCCTCCAGGCCCTGCGCGCGCAGAACCGCCGCCAGCAGGCAGGACGACATCCGTTCCCCGTAGGAAACGACCTTGTCCTGAAGCTCCGCCGCAGGCGCGGCGCCGCTCGCGGCGGACTGGAGCAGCCGCGCGACCGCGTCGCGCGCTTCCGTCAGGAATCTCTCCATCGCGGGCGCTTCCTTGCCAAGCAGGTCTTCCTTTACCGCTGCGTGCCGTTGGAATTGGGCATCGAGCGCAGCCATCGCCCCGGCTGCATCGCCGGCTGCTGCCGTCTGGAAGCCCGCCAGCAGCGCATCCGTCATCCGGCTCATGGCCGAAACAACCACGACCGGCATGGCTTCGCGGCGCGCCGCCACGATTTCAGCCACGCGCCGAAACGCCGACGCGTCCTTGACCGACGTGCCGCCGAATTTGAGTACGGTAGGTCCGTTCAATTCCAATAGAAATTCCTCGTGGGTCGCGGCTGCCAGACCCGACCCCCAGCTGGACAGTCACTCCTATTCCGACCATAGATAGAAAGCTTAGCCACGAAGAACCCCAACGGCACGAATCGAATTCCTGCGAGCCGGTTCGTGCGGTTGGGGTTCTTCCTGGCTGAGCTATTCCTGCTGTGTCTTAATCACGGGGCGCCGTCTGGCAGCCGGCGCCCACTGCGATCACCACGTGATCAGTCCTACTGCCCGCAACTGCTCCAGGTAGTTCAGGATGTCCTGCAGGTCATTCACAGACTGAGTCTGGGGCTGAGTCTGGCCCTGAGCCAGGGACGGTCCCTGGGGCTGAGCCTGGGCGTCGAGCAGGTACTTGATGTCGAGCGCGCTGTGCTGGCCGTTGATCAGCAGCTGCAGCTCGCCTGTGTTGCTCAGCCTTCCCTTCAATGGATACTTCGTGCGTGCGGCCGCCGCGATCTCGCGGATCTTGATCTCCTCCGGAGTCGCGTTTGCCGGCGCTGCACCGCCGGAGGGGAAGGCAGCCCCACCGCCGGCGGGGAAATAATACCGGTAGCCATAGTTGCCCTGGATCAGCTCCTTCACCCTGGCCGTGGGTTTCGGAATGATCTTTGCAGCCTGCTTCTCGAGGTCGGTTAGCTGGAGCGCGATGGGCGCAGCGTTGAGCTTCTTCGCCACGGCCTTCATATGAGTATCGAGCGCGGCGAGGTGGGCCTTGCCGATGTCATCGATCGACTTCTGCATCGCGGCCACGTAGTCGCCGACCGCCTTCTTGTCCGCGGCCAGCTGGTTAACAGTCGCCAGCGTGTCCTTTTCATTGATCACCGCGCCCAGAATATCGGCGCGCCCGGACTTGTACGCATCCGCGAACGTTTCCGGGGCAGCGCGGTTCAGCGCTTCCAGCCCACGCACCAGCTGGTGACCCAGGCGGCCCGTGCCGTTGCTGGTGATTTCGCCGGCGATCTTCATCGCCATGTTGTCGTCGGCGCCGGCGATCGTGTAGGCGGCCGCGGCCCCGATAATCGCGACCCGCCGCAACTGGGTCGGATCGGACTTGTCCACATGGTCGCCCGAGGTGTGGTACCAGCGGTCGGGCCACGCGATCATCATGATGCCCGGCACGCCCATGCCCCAGTCGTTGAACACCGTGTGGTCGGAGGAGCCATAGTAGGTTTCGATGCTATAGATGAACGGCTCATCGGCTCCGGTCGGCGCCACGATGCGGCGCGCCTGCGGGGTAAAGTTGCCGCGGTTCTGGATGTGCTCGCGGTTGGACTCGCCCACGTACCGGTAGTAGTTCTCCATCACGTCGTTGATATAGTGCGGATTGCCGTAGGTGGTGCGCATCAGGCAGAAGAAGGACTGGTTCTTGCTCAGCCACTCTCCGACCATGTCCAGGTTGATGTTGCACAGGGTCCGGTTCATGACCTCCCTGTGATCGCGAGCCCACGCGCCGGTGCCCGACATCTCCGGGCCTATGAGGAAGCGGATGGTGCGCTTCGGGCGCGGGATGCGGTTTTCGTTGATCAGCGTGTTCAGCACGCGGGCGATTTCCATGATTGTGGCGCAG includes:
- the lysC gene encoding lysine-sensitive aspartokinase 3, with amino-acid sequence MELNGPTVLKFGGTSVKDASAFRRVAEIVAARREAMPVVVVSAMSRMTDALLAGFQTAAAGDAAGAMAALDAQFQRHAAVKEDLLGKEAPAMERFLTEARDAVARLLQSAASGAAPAAELQDKVVSYGERMSSCLLAAVLRAQGLEAELVDARACIVTDEDYGRATPLMDQTEYRTRSRIEPLLAAGRIPVLGGFIGATEAGMTTTLGRGGSDYSAALIGAALDAREIQIWTDVSGVLTADPRVVPAARTIPRLSYAEAAELAYFGAKVLHPKTIHPAVAKGIPFLICNSHAPQEAGTLICSESEMSPGAVKSIAHKTGITTVLITSGRMLGAYGFLRALFEVFDRHLTVIDIVTTSEVSVSLSLDDDSALPEILRDLQPLGAVEVECHRAVICIVGEGLRATPGVAGRLFSTIADVNVSLISQGASRINLTFVTDEAVVNDVVCRLHQAFFESGPE
- a CDS encoding M28 family peptidase, coding for MAKRTVLLFLAAVLSVGAIAVAQMTPWLQWTFLASSVMDEIIGESSGENAWKAIMETGGYDKVRPASEYGPSSMFHETKFFLDKFKEYGIPGAEVARYPGGTAWNGIKGELWEVEPGHDKLASYRDATAMLAQGSQTSDVTAELVWVGSGRAQELQGKDLKDKIAVTEGSMGGLSATGAVGVIGIGNSRPFFDPLQLNWASIGGGRGGGRGGGAGTTSTVKFGFQIAPRDGSYLKQRLLAGQRIKVRAQVASETVPTDMQNVVAYIPGTEPNGNEVIFTAHLYEGYVKQGGNDDISGCATIMEIARVLNTLINENRIPRPKRTIRFLIGPEMSGTGAWARDHREVMNRTLCNINLDMVGEWLSKNQSFFCLMRTTYGNPHYINDVMENYYRYVGESNREHIQNRGNFTPQARRIVAPTGADEPFIYSIETYYGSSDHTVFNDWGMGVPGIMMIAWPDRWYHTSGDHVDKSDPTQLRRVAIIGAAAAYTIAGADDNMAMKIAGEITSNGTGRLGHQLVRGLEALNRAAPETFADAYKSGRADILGAVINEKDTLATVNQLAADKKAVGDYVAAMQKSIDDIGKAHLAALDTHMKAVAKKLNAAPIALQLTDLEKQAAKIIPKPTARVKELIQGNYGYRYYFPAGGGAAFPSGGAAPANATPEEIKIREIAAAARTKYPLKGRLSNTGELQLLINGQHSALDIKYLLDAQAQPQGPSLAQGQTQPQTQSVNDLQDILNYLEQLRAVGLITW
- a CDS encoding DUF2914 domain-containing protein, with protein sequence MKRTLLSLAVLFLIPYLMDASVRVKPGQATGIQIVGAKLGKDVKDREITDETTEFSVNDKVYLWLKVTGAAGESLKATWKSGDHTYTSELAIGGSPWRTWWYMTAYLAGDWTITIADSKGNTLKEMSFKVK
- the nth gene encoding endonuclease III is translated as MPVESLAKRKGRTAEIIAILEKTYPDARIALNFSNPLELLVATILSAQCTDKRVNLVTGHLFKKYRAAADYAAADPKVFEEEIRSTGFYRNKTKSVLGAAARIAKDFGGKVPDNMEQLLTLSGVARKTANVVLSGAFGKNEGIVVDTHVTRVAQRLKLTRHRDNAGDRIENDLMELAPRKNWTDLGNMLIWHGRLICAARRPKCAECKINKLCPSAFKIR
- a CDS encoding NifU N-terminal domain-containing protein: MKNLLFFMVFIGGLLVLGAFVLKGFRDKDKVPPKEIDPSGILDEVTSSTANSCYFYLGSKLSETAHKYHTRQEIPPADELAKKLFNIPGVIEVTIDKTMVVLQKAPKAHWEEIRPAAREIITAHIHPKKMGFRSQNQSSRYLSSAEVEQDCRPEWRLNGGDWHRLGRTRSKGLSPERGVRSPQPGA
- a CDS encoding isoaspartyl peptidase/L-asparaginase → MKKALIVHGGCAAVSAEEELVREAACERSAEEGWKVLEAGGTAVDAVDVAIRRLEDEPVLNAGTGSYLQADGVARMDASIMASDGRAGAVAQVPGLKNPIRLARYLLQCDAHVMLCGIEATQLGLKLGHESGVVATPQKIAYWQQHMTDACLQLDYERMGKDWKNGHPRLGTVGCVALDGHGDLAAGTSTGGTGQCYPGRVGDSPIIGAGTYCTTKAAVSLTGVGERIMVLLSAKRLCDLVADGKSLDAAGRATMAEIETLATASAGLIAVDADGTLITLWDTPFMATARRGGRME
- a CDS encoding DinB family protein gives rise to the protein MLNHIIHHRGQLSVYIRLKDVPVPMIYGPSADERGF